The genomic region TTAGTTTATGGATTATCTGATGAGTGGGTGGAAAAACTCAGGTTATCTGTGATTATAATTTTAGATTATGATCTTATTTTCAATTTTTAATATGAAACCTGTATCATCCTTAAATCTTTGCATTCTTTCTTTGTGAGACTGGTGAAATTCTGGCTTTTTTGCATTTGCTATATATGCCCTTTTTGTCACAAATTTTTCTGAATTTTTATTCTCTATAAACACGCTAATTGTACTTTTTAGTTGTATTTCTGCCTTCTTGATCAAGTTTCTATAGTTTCTACCACTAGGTTTTCTTTCTTTCAATTCCACCTCCATGAAATTATATAATACTCCTTACAAAAATTAAATATTCACAATTCTCTACACTACTGATGATAGTATTTCTTCCTCAATTTCTAATAAATCACTGAAAAATCGATTGGTTTCTGCTAAACAACTATTCAAATAATTTTCATCGGAAGGTAGTCCTTCATAGGTAGAAAGTTTTCTAATTTCTCCACTATCTGTTAGCTCATATACAATTGAATCTTCTGGAAATATGGAAGAATTCAAAGGAACAATATTTTTGAGTTTAGTTTTTAAAAACTCTCCCTTCGGTAAATTATCAAAAGTTTGTAAAATTTGCTGTGCTTTAATTGCTAAGGTAAGATAGTCAATAATGTAAGGACTATGAGTGGTCATAATTAGTGTGTTACCAGCTGTAATATTGACGAATTCCAATAACTTATACAATATATCTCTTTGTGATGTAGGAAATAAATTTTGTTCAAGTTCTTCCACAATATTAAGAAAACATTCATTTCTATACTTGGAAGATAATAACTCTAAAGCAGCTTTTTTAACTTCTTTAGACAAATTTTCATCATTGATAATTGCTTGTATTTCAGTAGTGAGTCTTTTTTGTTCTTCTGCACTTAGTTCGCTTTGAGAAGAACCTTGATTTTGATTAATAGACAAGGCGATATTCCTAGAGACTAAAAACGCTGGAACCAAGGATTGAAAACCACTAGAAGCCTCAGAAATATTCAATTTATAGTTATCGCCTCTAAGAATTAAATTTTGACTAGTTTGATCAAACTCCAGCTTCACATTTCCTACTGGCAAGTCTAAAGTTTCTGATAACTCCTGTTGAGACCTTTCCAATTCTTTGAAAAAGTCAAGCAGCATGAGAGGTAAACCTTTTACTTTTTCCGCTTTCTTGATTACACTGAAAAAATTCCTCTCCGCTGGAATATACATAATTTTAGGTAACACATATTTCCTAGGAGTATTATCACTGCGATTAATAGTTAACTTACTATCAGCATAAGTCATTGTATAAGCACTACCGCGATATTCTATTTCAGTTCCAGATCTAAAGTATTTCTTTAAGTTGTTATAGTTACAATATATATTCACAAGTCGGTTGCGAGATATTACATCTTTCTCGTCTAAACTACCTCGGTATAATTGTTTTTCCAGCCAACTAAACATGGAAATCAATTTTGCAATACTACTTTTTCCTGTCCCTTGATTACCAATAAAAACAGTAATTTTACGAATATCCACCAAGCCATCATTTTCCACAAGTCCTGATTTAATAGGTCCGAAGTTTTGAACTTTTATTTGAGCCATAGATTACTCCTTTTTAATAAGTCTTGGATATGGTGAAGTTTCCGTTGGTGTTGCATATTTGCGGGATGAACTAGCATGCGAAATCATTGAAAAATCCCTCTTGGGTTGAGGAACTAAACCCAACCCATGGCTAAACTAGTTGTTTTAAAACCAACTTAAACTTTCCGCTAGGGAATTCATTCCCTGGACCCCTGGGAAAGCGTTTTAATAATTGGAGTCAGTAACCAACTAAAACCCACCTTTAACTGATGTTCTAAAGTCGGTAATCTATACAAATAGACTAAGCGCCGCACAAGATAACCTAAATAACCATCTAATGTAATCCCTAAAGCTGTAAGAGTAGCATTATCTACCCCCAAAGCCATAACTTCCCCTAATGCTTGATAGCGGAAGGGAAGTAGGGGGCGATCGGTTAAAGATGCCCAAATATTCCATGCTGCATAATCTGCTTGCTGAAAAGCTACCTGAGCAGTACCAGGTAGTTGTTGTTCTTCTATGTCCTTACAGTCTGCCAAGTCTCCCAGGGCAAAAATTTCTGGATGCTCTATAACTTGTAGGGTGGGAGTGCAGGTTATTTGTCCCCTTTGGTTATGTGCTAGGGGAAGATTTTGCACCAGAGAAGAAATTCTCGTTCCCACAGTCCAAATGACTAAATCTACGGGAATTTCATCTATTTGATTTTTGTACTCTAAGGAGATAGTATTTTCCCCTATAGATACCACTTTGGTTTCTAAGTCTATAAATACACTTTTCTGTTCTAATGCTTTTTTAGCCTGTTGGCGATTAAATTCCGAAGAAGTGCGCAGAATTTGATCCCCAGTTTCTATCAAGCGCAATCTACCTTTTTCTCCCAGTCTATCTGCGAGTTTACAAGCCAATTCTACTCCGCTGTAACCTGCACCCACTATGGCTACACGAATTTTTTCCGGGTCCGTAGCCGTCAAAACTCTCAGTCTTTCTTCTAACCTATGAACATCAGCAAGAGTACGAAATGGGTAGGCGTAACTGACAACACCAGGAACCAGATCCAAATTGGTTTCACTCCCCAATGCCAACACTAACCTGTCATATTGCAATGTTTTTCCATCACATAATTTCACTTGTTGATTATCCGTGTCAACTTCACTAACCTTGGCTTGATGGAAATGTACTCCGGTATTTTCTAATATCTCCTGATATGAGGGTGCTATCTCCCAGGTTTGCAGTTCATTGGTCAGTAGTTCATACAATAGGGGTGAAAAAATAAAGCGATCGCCTTGATCTATTAAAACGATTTCTGGCTTTTCTGTATTTCCCCAATCTAGCTGGCTTAAACGTAAAGCGGTGTAAAGTCCGCCAAAACCGCCACCTAGGATACAGATTGTTTTAGGTGTTTGTATATGTACTTGTGTAGATATTTCTGTAAGTATTTGATTCATAGTCTTAAAAGTGAGCCAAAAGATATTAATATGATAACGAGTTGAAAGAACAATCTTCAATTTTGGGAATGGGTGGCAAGTAAATTCGAGGTAAAAGCTATGGTAGGTGATCTAGAGTCTAAGCCAAATCCACAAGTGCTAAGATCATTAGTTATCCTAGGAACTGCCATAATTATGGGAGTTGGTGGGTTGCAGCTGTACAAGATTTTGCTAACCCAACATTCTAAAGCTAATCAAACACCAACGAGTGAAAGTACCATACCACCAATTCATACTGTCACTGCTTTAGGAAGACTTGAACCGAGAGGAAAAGTGATTAAACTTTCTGCATCCACCTTAACTCAGGGAAGTAGGGTTGAGAGACTGTTGGTAAAAGAGGGAGATATGGTAAAGGTTGGACAAATAATAGCAATTTTAGACAACAAACCTCGATTACAAGCAGCATACGAAGAAGCAGAAGCAGCGATAAAAATAGCCCAGATTAACGTAGAAAAAGTACAACAGGGGGCAAAAATTGGAGAACTGAATGCCCAAAAAGCGGAAATTGGCAGAATAGAAGCACAAAGAGTAGGGGATGAACGTGGACAGGAAACAGTAGTATTAAGACTAGAAGCTCAATGGCAAGGTGAAACGGCAGTACAAAGAGCAACAATCAATAGACTACAAGTGCAACTAAAAAATGCCCAAGTGGAACTAGAAAGATACCAACAACTATATAAGGATGGAGCAATTTCTCAGTCGTTGTTAGATAGTAAAACCCTAAGCGTTGACACTATTACCCAACAGTTGAGGGAAGCAACAGCAAACCTACAACGTATAGATAATACTAGCAGAAAGCAAATTGAAGAGGCAAAAACTGCTCTAAATCGAATCCGTTCTACAGGTGGGGAGCAAATTATCTCAGCCAAAGCTATTTTGAATAAAATTGCGGAAGTACGTCCTATAGATATAGCAGCAGCGAGGGCAGAACTAAATCGTGCCAAAGCAGCAGCACAGCAAGCAAAGGTCAATTTGGATCAAGCCTATATTAAATCTCCTCAAAAGGGAGTAGTATTTGAGATCCATACCCGCGCTGGAGAGCTAGTGGGGAATGAGGGGATAGTAGAAATTGGCGAAACTAGTCAGATGTACGCAGTAGCGGAAGTCTACCAGAGTGACATTAGTAAAATCCTTCCTCAGCAGCAGGTGAAAATATCTAGTAGTTCTCTTGAGGGAGAATTGCAGGGATCAGTAGAGAGAATTGGCTGGGAAGTGAAAAGACAAAACGTGATTAATTCTGATCCTAGTGAAAATATTGATGCAAGAGTTGTGGAAGTTTACATTAAACTAGATCATTTATCTAGTCAGAAAGCCCAAAAACTGACCAATTTACAAATTAAGGCAGTAATTCATCTATGAGAGGACTGATTGAAGAAATACAAAGACGCACACCCTTGGGATGGTTACAACTGAGTCATCATAGAGGTCGATTATTAGTTGCCATATCTGGTATAGCTTTTGCTGATGTATTAATGTTCATGCAGTTAGGGTTTCAAAATGCCCTATATGATAGCAATACTAGATTAAACCGGGCAATGATTGGGGACATTGTTTTAATTAGTCCCCAGAGTAAAAACATGCAAAATATGTCCACCTTTTCCCGCAGGAGACTATTACAAGCGGAGGATGTGCCTGGTGTAAAATCCGCCAGGGCAATGTATGTGGGTTTAGTAGCATGGAAAAATCCCCAAACCCAACGAAAAACCTCTGTACAGGCCCTGGGATTTAGTCCTGAACAATCATTATTAAATGTACCGGCCATTAAAAATCAATTGGATACGATTAAACTACCTGATTACTTTTTATTTGATCGTGGTGCTAGGGGAGAATACAAACAAATGTTTGCCAAAATAGATCAAGGGAAAATTGTCAGTACAGAAATAGAAAAGAGGACAATTCATGTAGGTGGATTGTTTAAATTAGGAGCTTCTTTTGGTGCAGATGGAATATTAGTTTCCAGTGATGAGAACTTTTTACGAATCTTTCCTAGAAGACAAGCAGGAAGTGTCAATTTGGGATTAATTAGTGTAGAACCAGGGTATGAAATTTCTCAGGTAGCAGCAGCAGTGAAATCTCGCCTACAGAAAAATGAAGACGTAAAGGTTTTGACTTTTCCAGAATATATCAAATTTGAGGAAGCCTATTGGAAGAAAGAAAGTCCTATTGGGTTTATTTTCAGTTTGGGGGTAGCCATGGGATTTATGGTAGGAGTTATAATTGTATATCAAGTTCTATCAACTGATGTGAATTCCCATCTAAAAGAATATGCCACCTTTAAAGCTATGGGATATAATAACATGTATTTATTAGGAGTAATTTTTGAAGAAGCAATTATTTTAGCTACTCTGGGATTTGTACCCGGATTTATCATCCCTATGGGATTATACCAAATGGCAAAAAATGCCACTAATTTGCCCATATATATGACCCTGTCTAGAGCTATATTTGTTTTGACCTTGACGTTGATTATGTGTATGATTTCTGGAGCTACAGCAACTGGGAAACTACAATCAGCAGATCCGGCGGATATGTTTTGATTGATCATGGTTTTTAAAAACTAGATGTTGGCACATATTAAATAACATGAAAATAACATGAAAAATTCTGAATTAGTATCAATGGGACTACCAGTAATTGATATCCAGAATCTGGACTATTATTTTGGATCAGGATACCTGAAAAAGCAAATATTATTCAATATTAACCTGACGATTAATGCGGGGGAGATAGTGATTATGACTGGTCCTTCAGGTTCGGGAAAAACCACCCTGTTAACCCTGGTGGGAGGTTTACGCTCTGTACAGTCTGGAAGTTTGAAAGTTTTAGGTAAGGATTTGAGTAAAGCTAGTTTGAAACAATTGACCCAATCTAGAATAAGTAATGGTTATATTTTCCAGTCCCATGGGTTGCATGGTAGTTTAACAGCAGTGCAAAACGTAAGAATGGGTTTAGAAGTTCATCCTAGAATTCCCGCTTCGGAAATGATGATCCGTTCCCGTCAAATTTTAGAAGCGGTTGGTTTAGGAGACAGAGTTAATTATTATCCAGATAACCTATCGGGGGGACAAAAACAAAGAGTGGCGATCGCCCGTGCATTAGTGAGCGATCCTAAAATTGTGTTAGCGGATGAACCAACTGCTGCATTAGATAAACAATCGGGTAGGGATGTGGTGGAGTTGATGCAGAAATTAGCGAAGGAACACAATTCAACGATTTTACTGGTTACCCATGACCATCGGATTTTAGATATAGCTGATCGGATTATTTATATGGAGGATGGTCATTTGAGTGCAGGTGGTTGAAGGAAGAAATGGAGGTTGTGTACTAGACCTGTTGGGAAATAGTGATTAAAATACCAGAAATCCTTATGGAGTCCATCTTTGAGGGATTTCACGGTATAATTCCCGAAATCCTTGTCGGAAAAGCCTTTCAGGAATATTCTGGATTATTACCCAACAAATCTATTTATGCTTGACAAGTCTAAAAGATTTACAAGCTTTATTAATTTATTTTCAATAAACTTCTTGCATATTTAGTCAAGTAGTTTTATATTTAAAGGTAAGGTGATCGAGGCCTTCCTCCAAGAAATCCGGATCACCTTACACCCCTTTTAGAGGTAATCAAATTATGGCACAGACTAGGAATTTTACTGGCAATGTTAATGACACTACTGTAGTTGGCATCGTGGTAGTTCCAGAATGCGATCGCAGGGAACCATTAAAGCGATTAGACATCTCCGGAAATAGCCAAAGCGTTACCAATACTACTTTTTAAGGTGAGACACCCCAATACAAAAGTAGCTGACTGGTATGCTAAAATAAGCGTTAGAGATGCCTCTTGTTGGGAATTAACCAAAAGATAACACCTATGTGTACACTGCAGAAGCTATCGACAAAAACAAAGAGTGGTGATCGTCAGCAATTCTAAATTTAACTTGACTTTTGATGCACCTATTGTTATGATTACCCTATGTTAAGTGTGGGGAATTCTTGGTTCTTGTCCTGGTTTAAAGGGGGAAAAACATGCTTACTTGTTTTGATGTAGCACGTTATTTCATTCACCTGGCAAACGAAACTGGTTCATATATTAGCAACCTCAAATTACAAAAGCTGGTTTACTATGCTCAGGCCTGGCATTTAGCGCTCTACGATACTGCTCTGTTTGAAGAAGAATTTGAGGCCTGGGTTCATGGGCCGGTCATTCCTGTGCTGTATCAGCAATATAAGGGTTTTGGATGGCGTCCCATCCAACAAGAAGTAGAGGAGCCTAACTTGCCTGAAAATATCAGAAGTTTTTTGGATGAGGTTGTGGAAGTGTACTTCCAGTGCGATGCTTACGAATTAGAACGCATGACCCACCAAGAAACCCCTTGGATTGAAGCAAGAGCAAGGGGTTCCCTACCTATGGATGCTCCCTGTAATGAAATTATTACCAAGGAATCTATCAGGGAGTATTACAAAGTACGTGCCGAAGAAGAATAAGATTAAGAAGACTGAACTTCAAAATCAGTCTCCTTCTAAAATAAAGCCCACTGTCACAGAGAATTGGTCAAAAGGAATAAGCTTCTCATACAAGTACTTTCAGAGTGACCACAGGGATTTTTCAGTTGTGGGTAGGAACTCCGATTACTTGCTTGGTCTTCTTGAAAGACTTAGAGATATTTCTAGTTGGACGGCTCAGGAACTTATCAGCAACCGTAGTAAAGCGTTACGCTGCCATCCAATTACTTGGGAGGATACAACTGAATCGGGCTTTGGTATCCCTGGAGAAGAACAGATAGTGGATACACCTTATCAATTTTCTATTTGTTCCAATGAACATGGCAGGGTGCACGGCTTCTTTATTGAAGAAATCTTTTACATTGTGTGGCTAGATCCAGACCATCTACTTTACCGACGGTAGATTACACTGGGCGATCGCATCAACAGTTGGCTAGACGAAGACAGCAGTAAGACGTTTGCCACGGTGAACAATTTTCCGTGTATCGTAGGCCTTGTTTTTATTAAAATTGAATACAATTATATGTCCCTCGTTCAACCTGTACGAATCTAGGTAGCTACAAAGCTGATCAAGTCCATCCTGGAGCCGCTTTTCACCGTACCAGATTTTCAGTTCGATCACATAACGCTGGTTGTTATAGGTAACCACCAAATCCATCCTACGGTCTTCCGCAGTCACATTCTCCTTAAATAGGTATCCCTTACCATTGATGATCGGGCGAAAGAAAGACATGAGCAACATACGCCCATTGGACTCAAGAAAATCGTTGTCTTTAGATGAATGATGCTCCCGCATGAACCACTGGAATCTCTCCAAGATTAGCTCAATATTGAGTCTTCCACCAGATATGAATCCGCTGTCTCGGTATCGGTCAAGGAGGCCATGGTCAGTTTCCTGCTTAGAAAGTAGGTAGTCAAGAATTCGGTATTCATAGATTTTATTGCTGATATCGCAGAGACCCTGCTCGTTTCCCCTTAGTATTCCATAGACTTTGCCCTTGCCAATAACTGGATTGCTGACATTGAACTTCAATGCCATA from Cylindrospermopsis curvispora GIHE-G1 harbors:
- the devC gene encoding ABC transporter permease DevC — protein: MRGLIEEIQRRTPLGWLQLSHHRGRLLVAISGIAFADVLMFMQLGFQNALYDSNTRLNRAMIGDIVLISPQSKNMQNMSTFSRRRLLQAEDVPGVKSARAMYVGLVAWKNPQTQRKTSVQALGFSPEQSLLNVPAIKNQLDTIKLPDYFLFDRGARGEYKQMFAKIDQGKIVSTEIEKRTIHVGGLFKLGASFGADGILVSSDENFLRIFPRRQAGSVNLGLISVEPGYEISQVAAAVKSRLQKNEDVKVLTFPEYIKFEEAYWKKESPIGFIFSLGVAMGFMVGVIIVYQVLSTDVNSHLKEYATFKAMGYNNMYLLGVIFEEAIILATLGFVPGFIIPMGLYQMAKNATNLPIYMTLSRAIFVLTLTLIMCMISGATATGKLQSADPADMF
- a CDS encoding DevA family ABC transporter ATP-binding protein encodes the protein MKNSELVSMGLPVIDIQNLDYYFGSGYLKKQILFNINLTINAGEIVIMTGPSGSGKTTLLTLVGGLRSVQSGSLKVLGKDLSKASLKQLTQSRISNGYIFQSHGLHGSLTAVQNVRMGLEVHPRIPASEMMIRSRQILEAVGLGDRVNYYPDNLSGGQKQRVAIARALVSDPKIVLADEPTAALDKQSGRDVVELMQKLAKEHNSTILLVTHDHRILDIADRIIYMEDGHLSAGG
- a CDS encoding AAA family ATPase, which codes for MAQIKVQNFGPIKSGLVENDGLVDIRKITVFIGNQGTGKSSIAKLISMFSWLEKQLYRGSLDEKDVISRNRLVNIYCNYNNLKKYFRSGTEIEYRGSAYTMTYADSKLTINRSDNTPRKYVLPKIMYIPAERNFFSVIKKAEKVKGLPLMLLDFFKELERSQQELSETLDLPVGNVKLEFDQTSQNLILRGDNYKLNISEASSGFQSLVPAFLVSRNIALSINQNQGSSQSELSAEEQKRLTTEIQAIINDENLSKEVKKAALELLSSKYRNECFLNIVEELEQNLFPTSQRDILYKLLEFVNITAGNTLIMTTHSPYIIDYLTLAIKAQQILQTFDNLPKGEFLKTKLKNIVPLNSSIFPEDSIVYELTDSGEIRKLSTYEGLPSDENYLNSCLAETNRFFSDLLEIEEEILSSVV
- a CDS encoding NAD(P)/FAD-dependent oxidoreductase, whose protein sequence is MNQILTEISTQVHIQTPKTICILGGGFGGLYTALRLSQLDWGNTEKPEIVLIDQGDRFIFSPLLYELLTNELQTWEIAPSYQEILENTGVHFHQAKVSEVDTDNQQVKLCDGKTLQYDRLVLALGSETNLDLVPGVVSYAYPFRTLADVHRLEERLRVLTATDPEKIRVAIVGAGYSGVELACKLADRLGEKGRLRLIETGDQILRTSSEFNRQQAKKALEQKSVFIDLETKVVSIGENTISLEYKNQIDEIPVDLVIWTVGTRISSLVQNLPLAHNQRGQITCTPTLQVIEHPEIFALGDLADCKDIEEQQLPGTAQVAFQQADYAAWNIWASLTDRPLLPFRYQALGEVMALGVDNATLTALGITLDGYLGYLVRRLVYLYRLPTLEHQLKVGFSWLLTPIIKTLSQGSRE
- a CDS encoding ABC exporter membrane fusion protein; translated protein: MVGDLESKPNPQVLRSLVILGTAIIMGVGGLQLYKILLTQHSKANQTPTSESTIPPIHTVTALGRLEPRGKVIKLSASTLTQGSRVERLLVKEGDMVKVGQIIAILDNKPRLQAAYEEAEAAIKIAQINVEKVQQGAKIGELNAQKAEIGRIEAQRVGDERGQETVVLRLEAQWQGETAVQRATINRLQVQLKNAQVELERYQQLYKDGAISQSLLDSKTLSVDTITQQLREATANLQRIDNTSRKQIEEAKTALNRIRSTGGEQIISAKAILNKIAEVRPIDIAAARAELNRAKAAAQQAKVNLDQAYIKSPQKGVVFEIHTRAGELVGNEGIVEIGETSQMYAVAEVYQSDISKILPQQQVKISSSSLEGELQGSVERIGWEVKRQNVINSDPSENIDARVVEVYIKLDHLSSQKAQKLTNLQIKAVIHL
- a CDS encoding Panacea domain-containing protein; this translates as MLTCFDVARYFIHLANETGSYISNLKLQKLVYYAQAWHLALYDTALFEEEFEAWVHGPVIPVLYQQYKGFGWRPIQQEVEEPNLPENIRSFLDEVVEVYFQCDAYELERMTHQETPWIEARARGSLPMDAPCNEIITKESIREYYKVRAEEE